The following coding sequences are from one Nonlabens arenilitoris window:
- a CDS encoding YpdA family putative bacillithiol disulfide reductase — MDNKIIYDVIIIGAGPIGLACGLEAQKAGLRYLIIEKGALVNSLYHYPVNMNFFSTSEKLEIDEVPFISKESKPSKQESLEYYRRIATSKKLEIRLYEKVLAVTKDVEFTITTSKDEYFSKHIIIATGFYDIPVKLNIPGEDLDKLNHYYHDPHAYAFLETAVIGASNSAVDAALEIYRKGGKVTMIVRGDQIGDRVKYWVRPDIINRIEEGSIKAHFNATLTSIDKTTVTFTKDGETHTIANDQVLALTGYQPNFEFLKSMGIQLSGPHKIPVYDSQTMETNVKGIYLAGVICGGLETHKWFIENSRVHAPQIIKAILSAG, encoded by the coding sequence ATGGATAACAAAATCATTTATGATGTTATAATTATAGGCGCTGGTCCTATAGGTTTAGCCTGTGGATTAGAGGCTCAGAAAGCTGGATTGCGCTACCTTATTATTGAAAAAGGTGCACTGGTGAACTCGCTATATCATTATCCAGTAAACATGAATTTCTTCTCGACTAGTGAAAAGCTTGAAATTGATGAAGTTCCGTTTATATCCAAAGAGTCTAAACCTAGTAAACAAGAATCGCTAGAATATTATCGTCGTATAGCAACATCTAAAAAGCTAGAGATACGCCTTTATGAAAAAGTACTGGCAGTAACTAAAGACGTAGAATTTACGATCACGACCTCAAAAGATGAATATTTTAGTAAACATATCATCATCGCCACTGGGTTTTATGACATTCCGGTAAAATTAAATATACCAGGAGAAGATCTAGATAAATTAAATCATTATTACCACGATCCACACGCATATGCTTTTTTAGAAACTGCTGTCATTGGTGCCAGTAATAGTGCAGTAGATGCAGCGTTAGAAATTTACAGAAAAGGTGGGAAAGTCACCATGATTGTACGTGGAGATCAGATAGGTGACCGTGTAAAATATTGGGTGCGCCCAGATATTATTAACCGTATTGAAGAAGGAAGTATTAAAGCACATTTTAATGCAACACTTACAAGTATTGATAAAACTACTGTAACCTTTACAAAAGACGGAGAAACTCATACAATTGCAAACGATCAAGTACTAGCCCTTACCGGTTATCAACCTAACTTTGAGTTTTTAAAATCTATGGGCATACAACTTTCTGGACCTCATAAAATACCAGTATATGATTCTCAGACCATGGAAACTAATGTAAAAGGTATTTATCTAGCTGGTGTCATTTGCGGTGGACTTGAGACGCATAAATGGTTCATAGAGAACAGCCGCGTGCATGCACCGCAAATTATAAAAGCTATTTTATCAGCAGGATAG
- a CDS encoding TIGR04283 family arsenosugar biosynthesis glycosyltransferase yields MISIIIPVLNEEHSIYQLLTHLVEKSSDINTIEIIVVDGHSIDNTDGQVSAFAKAYPSLSLQFHTASKGRGSQMHAGSQIANGEILYFLHADSFPPQDYDKYIIQAVSQGNPAGCFRMRFMSWNWWLIIIGWFTRFSWRASRGGDQSQYITKGLYEKIGGYNTDIPIYEDYDLIHRLYDHGTYYVIPKWLKTSARRYEEIGVYKLQWFYITIYWKKRNGATIDEIYEYYLKWCQTSELQKSSSQN; encoded by the coding sequence ATGATTAGCATTATTATACCTGTTCTTAATGAAGAGCATTCTATTTATCAGTTATTGACGCATTTGGTTGAGAAATCAAGTGATATCAATACAATAGAAATCATTGTGGTAGATGGTCATAGTATAGACAATACAGATGGTCAGGTTTCCGCTTTCGCGAAAGCGTATCCATCACTATCTCTACAGTTTCATACAGCCTCAAAAGGTCGTGGTTCACAAATGCATGCAGGATCGCAAATCGCAAATGGTGAAATCCTTTATTTTCTTCATGCAGATTCTTTTCCACCACAAGATTATGATAAGTATATCATACAAGCCGTTTCTCAGGGAAATCCGGCAGGCTGTTTCCGTATGCGATTTATGAGTTGGAATTGGTGGTTAATTATTATAGGATGGTTTACTAGATTCTCATGGCGTGCCAGTCGTGGTGGTGATCAATCACAATATATTACTAAAGGGTTATATGAAAAAATTGGTGGTTATAACACAGATATTCCCATTTATGAAGACTATGATCTTATCCATAGATTATACGATCACGGAACCTATTATGTGATTCCTAAATGGTTAAAAACTAGTGCCAGACGTTATGAAGAAATAGGCGTTTATAAATTACAATGGTTTTATATCACTATTTACTGGAAGAAGCGTAATGGCGCTACTATAGATGAGATCTATGAGTATTATTTAAAATGGTGCCAGACCAGCGAGCTACAAAAGTCTAGTAGTCAGAATTAG
- a CDS encoding 4Fe-4S binding protein, producing the protein MSIYQRNMSLTGEPPKALSTTEKIASASGMVGLFILVLAFFNVNLPWKGAWLTASLVLISSGIITFARAQYSHKQAGIKNDGVWFKDLSSRGFWGWVLAIFLTSFYIVLYFFPATLGQGTDGAANTGLIGLFDPLSYLLKGQAASQWFVYGTLYTVAILSFGIKFILKYRHNSYEVIRTGSVMFFQTTFAFLIPEIMAGLNSTKDLPYYDLKNVWPLNYYLFEQWNVNALLVNGSLGMTMLLFGIASILVITPILTYKYGKRWYCSWVCGCGGLAETAGDSFRQLSDKSTGAWKIERWLVHSVLVFAVISTVGIVHSYLPKNNIYKIWEDGAVVKQYETFFTQSNFLILVGVGLTIIFALIWIFRRNELKQDARYGAIGFLFTILAFIGIHFMAGTDNLFFFNHGAVKSAYGFLIGAVFSGVIGTGFYPILGNRAWCRFGCPMAAILGLQQRLFSKFRITTNGGQCISCGNCSTYCEMGIDVRSYAQKGENIVRASCVGCGICSAVCPRGVLKLENGPLEGRINSDAVLLGQEPDLMELLSDNKN; encoded by the coding sequence ATGAGTATTTATCAAAGAAACATGTCTTTAACAGGCGAGCCGCCTAAAGCTTTAAGTACCACAGAAAAAATAGCTAGCGCTTCAGGTATGGTAGGCCTTTTTATTTTAGTCTTGGCATTTTTTAACGTAAACCTACCTTGGAAAGGAGCTTGGCTAACTGCGTCACTAGTACTTATATCTAGTGGTATAATCACTTTTGCTAGAGCGCAATATTCTCATAAACAGGCTGGTATTAAAAATGATGGAGTATGGTTTAAAGACCTGTCTAGTCGTGGTTTTTGGGGTTGGGTACTCGCTATTTTTCTCACCTCTTTTTATATCGTTTTATATTTCTTTCCAGCAACTCTAGGTCAAGGGACTGATGGAGCGGCAAATACAGGCCTTATTGGCTTATTTGATCCGTTATCATATTTATTGAAAGGGCAAGCAGCTAGTCAGTGGTTTGTCTATGGAACATTGTATACAGTCGCGATTTTATCATTTGGTATCAAGTTTATTTTAAAATATCGTCATAATAGTTACGAGGTGATACGTACCGGTAGTGTGATGTTTTTTCAGACGACATTTGCCTTTTTAATTCCAGAAATAATGGCGGGATTAAACAGTACAAAAGATTTACCATACTATGATTTAAAAAATGTCTGGCCTCTTAATTATTATTTATTTGAACAGTGGAATGTAAACGCATTATTAGTAAATGGTAGTCTAGGGATGACGATGTTATTATTCGGTATTGCTTCTATACTGGTTATAACACCTATATTAACTTACAAATACGGTAAAAGATGGTATTGTAGTTGGGTATGTGGTTGTGGTGGCCTGGCAGAAACTGCCGGAGATTCTTTCCGCCAACTGTCTGATAAATCTACTGGTGCGTGGAAAATTGAGCGATGGTTAGTCCACAGTGTTTTAGTCTTTGCCGTCATTTCTACTGTAGGGATTGTTCATTCCTATTTGCCTAAAAATAACATCTATAAAATATGGGAAGATGGCGCGGTCGTTAAGCAATACGAGACCTTTTTTACTCAATCTAATTTTTTAATATTAGTAGGTGTAGGGCTTACCATAATATTTGCTTTGATATGGATTTTTAGAAGAAATGAGTTAAAACAAGATGCCCGTTATGGTGCTATAGGATTTCTATTTACCATTCTAGCCTTCATAGGGATTCACTTTATGGCCGGAACAGATAACTTGTTTTTCTTTAATCATGGAGCGGTAAAATCTGCGTATGGTTTCTTGATAGGTGCAGTGTTTTCAGGTGTTATAGGGACAGGTTTTTACCCTATCTTGGGTAATAGAGCTTGGTGTCGTTTTGGTTGTCCTATGGCGGCAATACTAGGACTTCAACAGCGTTTGTTCTCTAAATTTAGAATTACGACTAATGGTGGTCAGTGTATCTCTTGCGGTAACTGTTCCACCTATTGTGAAATGGGAATTGACGTGCGCAGTTATGCTCAAAAAGGGGAAAACATTGTACGAGCTAGTTGTGTAGGATGTGGTATTTGTAGTGCGGTATGTCCACGTGGTGTATTAAAACTAGAGAATGGACCATTAGAAGGTCGTATTAATAGTGATGCAGTGCTTCTAGGACAAGAACCAGACCTTATGGAATTACTAAGTGATAATAAAAATTAA
- a CDS encoding M1 family metallopeptidase produces MTYLKSVLTFIIIFSLGSLSYAQLGQNKKAFTRQDSLRGSITPERAWWDITYYDLNIKVTPADKYIAGSNTIHYKVLQPSNLLQVDLQTPLKMTRAVQDGRDLEIRHEGNAHFIKLTKEQLPGMINQVQVFYEGNPREARNAPWDGGISWKKDRNGNDFIASSCQGLGASVWWPNKDHMYQEVDSMAIRVNVPNPLMNVSNGRLIKTEPKEDNTTTYHWFVKNPINNYGVNINIGDYVNFSEVYDGEKGDLDMNYFVLRDNLEKAQEQFKDATRMMEAFEHWFGPYPFYEDSFKLVEVPYLGMEHQSSVTYGNRFRNGYLGRDLSGTGWGMKFDFIIIHESGHEWFANNITNKDIADMWIHESFTAYSESLFLDYHYGTQASNEYVIGTRRSLRNDRPIIGVYDVNHEGSGDMYYKGANMIHTLRQMVNDDQKWRGILRNMNKRFYHSTVTTKDIESFLSIAIGVNLDGFFDQYLRTTKVPELVLSQKKNRLTYKWKNVVDGFHLPVRILIDDEPVLLNPTKEAQEIKLPSKESSIETDANYFIDYKIK; encoded by the coding sequence ATGACCTATTTAAAATCAGTTTTGACCTTTATTATTATTTTTTCATTAGGATCATTATCATATGCCCAATTAGGTCAAAATAAAAAAGCATTTACACGTCAAGATAGTTTACGTGGATCGATTACACCTGAACGTGCGTGGTGGGACATCACTTACTATGATCTCAATATAAAAGTCACACCAGCAGATAAATATATAGCTGGATCTAATACGATACATTATAAAGTATTGCAACCTAGTAATCTATTACAGGTTGACCTGCAAACACCTTTAAAGATGACTAGAGCAGTACAAGATGGTCGTGATCTAGAAATACGACACGAGGGAAATGCTCACTTCATAAAATTGACCAAAGAACAATTACCCGGCATGATTAATCAAGTTCAAGTGTTTTATGAAGGTAATCCTCGCGAGGCTAGAAATGCTCCATGGGATGGAGGAATCTCCTGGAAGAAAGATAGAAATGGTAATGACTTTATAGCTTCCTCTTGTCAAGGATTGGGCGCTAGTGTATGGTGGCCTAATAAAGACCACATGTATCAAGAGGTGGATAGTATGGCCATCCGTGTAAATGTGCCTAATCCGCTCATGAACGTTTCAAATGGACGATTGATTAAAACAGAACCTAAAGAGGACAACACCACTACCTATCACTGGTTTGTTAAAAATCCTATTAATAATTATGGTGTCAATATCAATATAGGCGATTATGTCAATTTTAGTGAGGTCTATGATGGTGAAAAAGGTGATCTAGATATGAATTACTTTGTGCTGCGTGACAATCTAGAGAAAGCTCAAGAACAATTTAAAGATGCCACAAGAATGATGGAAGCATTTGAACACTGGTTCGGGCCATATCCATTCTATGAAGACAGTTTTAAACTGGTTGAAGTTCCTTATCTGGGCATGGAACATCAAAGTTCTGTGACCTATGGTAATCGATTTAGAAACGGTTATCTGGGAAGAGATTTATCAGGCACAGGTTGGGGAATGAAATTTGACTTTATCATCATACATGAATCTGGACATGAATGGTTTGCAAATAATATTACTAATAAAGACATCGCAGACATGTGGATTCATGAGAGTTTTACCGCTTATAGCGAAAGCTTATTTCTAGACTATCATTATGGAACTCAAGCAAGCAACGAGTATGTCATAGGTACACGTAGGAGTTTACGCAACGATAGACCTATCATAGGTGTATATGATGTAAACCATGAAGGATCTGGAGACATGTATTACAAAGGTGCAAACATGATACATACCTTAAGACAGATGGTTAATGATGATCAAAAGTGGAGAGGTATACTTAGAAACATGAATAAACGCTTCTATCATAGTACAGTTACCACTAAAGATATTGAATCGTTTCTATCAATTGCTATAGGCGTTAATCTTGATGGCTTTTTTGATCAGTATTTAAGAACTACAAAGGTTCCAGAGCTAGTTTTAAGTCAGAAAAAAAATAGGTTAACCTATAAATGGAAAAATGTAGTTGATGGATTTCATCTTCCGGTACGCATCCTTATAGATGATGAACCGGTCTTATTGAACCCAACAAAAGAAGCACAAGAGATAAAACTACCATCTAAAGAATCTAGTATAGAAACAGACGCAAATTATTTTATCGATTATAAAATTAAATAA
- a CDS encoding NAD(P)/FAD-dependent oxidoreductase encodes MEHIVIIGNGIAGVTAARHIRKLSDKRITIISAESEFFFSRTALMYVYMGHMKFEHTQPYENDFWAKNRIELVHDYVHTVETDAKKVHLNSGRDIMYDKLILATGSISNKFGWPGQDLEGVQGLVSRQDLEQLEISAPNNKVCKRAVIIGGGLIGVELAEMMASRQIPVTFLIREKGFWSGVLPMPNAEMISRHVRSHHIDLREEEEMAQIIADDSGKVKSIITKKGDVIPCDFVGICAGVRPRIEFLENSSIELQRGIMVDRYLETSVKDVYAIGDCAQQREPVGERKPIEAVWYTGRMMGEALAQTICGNPTKWNPGHWFNSAKFFDIEYQTYGWVWSNPKEGHDHFHWQHADDKRAVTIEYDLATRKFIGINTFGIRMKHEVFDVWLSNSKTVDHVVENLDKACFNPEFFEKPFKKIKQAFTTIQQIKA; translated from the coding sequence ATGGAACATATCGTCATTATAGGAAATGGTATCGCAGGTGTTACTGCAGCTAGACACATCCGTAAATTGTCTGACAAAAGAATAACTATTATCAGTGCTGAGTCTGAGTTTTTCTTTTCTCGAACAGCATTGATGTATGTCTATATGGGGCACATGAAATTTGAGCACACGCAACCATATGAGAATGATTTTTGGGCAAAAAACCGTATTGAACTCGTCCATGACTATGTACACACGGTAGAAACAGATGCTAAGAAGGTTCATCTCAACTCTGGTAGAGATATTATGTATGATAAGTTAATCCTAGCGACCGGTTCTATCTCAAATAAATTCGGCTGGCCAGGTCAGGACCTAGAAGGTGTACAAGGTCTAGTGTCCAGACAAGATCTAGAACAATTAGAGATTAGTGCACCTAATAATAAAGTGTGTAAAAGAGCTGTAATCATAGGTGGTGGATTAATAGGAGTAGAGCTGGCAGAGATGATGGCATCTAGACAAATACCCGTTACTTTTTTAATAAGAGAAAAAGGTTTCTGGAGTGGTGTGTTACCTATGCCTAATGCTGAAATGATTTCGCGTCATGTAAGATCACACCACATAGATTTGAGAGAAGAAGAGGAAATGGCACAAATCATTGCTGATGATTCTGGTAAAGTAAAATCCATTATTACTAAAAAAGGAGATGTTATTCCTTGTGATTTTGTTGGTATTTGTGCAGGTGTAAGACCGCGTATAGAATTTTTAGAAAATTCTAGTATTGAATTGCAGCGTGGTATTATGGTTGATCGATATTTAGAAACTAGTGTGAAAGATGTTTATGCTATAGGTGATTGTGCACAACAGCGCGAGCCAGTAGGTGAGCGCAAACCTATAGAAGCCGTATGGTATACTGGTAGAATGATGGGTGAAGCTCTCGCACAAACAATATGTGGTAACCCCACAAAATGGAATCCAGGACACTGGTTTAATAGCGCAAAATTCTTTGACATTGAATATCAAACCTACGGTTGGGTATGGAGCAATCCTAAAGAAGGTCACGATCATTTTCACTGGCAGCATGCTGATGATAAAAGAGCAGTTACTATAGAATATGATCTCGCAACTAGAAAATTTATAGGGATCAACACCTTTGGAATCCGTATGAAACACGAAGTTTTTGATGTATGGTTGTCAAATTCCAAGACAGTAGATCATGTGGTAGAAAACCTTGATAAAGCATGCTTTAATCCAGAGTTTTTTGAGAAACCTTTTAAGAAAATAAAACAAGCGTTCACAACCATTCAACAAATTAAAGCTTAA
- a CDS encoding GbsR/MarR family transcriptional regulator, whose amino-acid sequence MKLEEGKYKFIQAWGSLGSSWGISKSMAQIHALLLSSQDGLSTDEIMEQVQLSRGNVNTNVRELINWRLVRKETVLGERKEFFVAIHDVHTIAQNIMEERKRRELEPVRRLLNELINTKIEGDEKEVAHFQTLLADLADFVHQMENLTNLMTKINNNNYMKKLIKAIS is encoded by the coding sequence ATGAAATTAGAAGAAGGGAAATATAAATTTATACAGGCTTGGGGCTCACTAGGTAGTTCTTGGGGAATCTCAAAGTCTATGGCGCAAATACATGCGTTACTACTTTCTTCTCAAGATGGATTAAGTACTGACGAGATCATGGAGCAAGTACAACTCTCTAGAGGTAATGTGAACACAAACGTACGTGAGCTTATTAACTGGAGACTGGTGCGCAAAGAAACAGTACTAGGGGAACGCAAAGAGTTTTTTGTTGCGATACATGATGTGCATACCATCGCACAAAATATTATGGAAGAACGTAAAAGACGCGAGCTAGAACCTGTTCGTCGATTACTCAACGAACTCATCAATACTAAAATTGAAGGTGATGAAAAAGAAGTAGCTCATTTCCAAACACTACTTGCAGATCTTGCAGATTTTGTACACCAAATGGAAAACCTAACCAACTTAATGACTAAAATCAATAACAATAATTACATGAAAAAATTAATCAAGGCGATTTCTTAG
- a CDS encoding glycoside hydrolase family 113: MKAFFYLLLLITITSCKGQERAKEEKINGITLVATRNPIDATGIIPIKDYNANYAVIVPYAWMRSLEEPLVNYDEERGWWGEKPTGVKVTIKHMREQDLDVLLKPQIWIGRGSYTGEINLKTEEDWKILEDSYTDYIMKFANIAASENVAMFCIGTELDSFVKLRPDYWNGLIQKIRHIYSGKLTYAGNWDSYKNVHFWEQLDYIGVDAYFPVSSEKTPDPLTIKESWVKWVDELSTLSRKLNKKILFAEYGYISADYAGLEPWKNAGEDRLENQKAQAILLQGLYDAVWKEEWFAGGFLWKHHAEDSRHRDFTKRFTTQGKEGEKVVAKNYLQNKN, from the coding sequence ATGAAAGCATTCTTTTATCTTTTATTATTAATTACAATCACTTCTTGTAAAGGGCAAGAGCGTGCAAAAGAAGAAAAGATTAATGGAATCACCTTAGTCGCAACTCGCAATCCTATTGACGCGACTGGTATTATACCTATTAAAGATTATAATGCAAACTATGCGGTTATCGTACCTTATGCCTGGATGCGCAGTTTAGAAGAACCTCTCGTAAATTATGATGAAGAACGTGGCTGGTGGGGAGAGAAACCTACAGGTGTAAAAGTCACTATAAAACATATGAGAGAACAGGACCTCGATGTTTTACTTAAACCACAAATATGGATAGGCCGTGGATCATATACTGGTGAAATCAACTTAAAGACTGAAGAAGATTGGAAAATTCTAGAAGACAGTTATACAGATTACATCATGAAATTTGCAAACATAGCAGCTAGCGAAAACGTCGCTATGTTTTGTATTGGTACAGAATTAGATTCATTTGTTAAATTAAGACCAGATTACTGGAATGGATTAATTCAAAAAATACGACATATTTATTCTGGTAAACTCACTTATGCTGGTAATTGGGATAGTTATAAAAATGTTCATTTTTGGGAACAACTTGATTACATTGGAGTCGATGCTTATTTCCCAGTAAGCTCAGAAAAAACACCTGATCCTCTTACGATAAAAGAGTCTTGGGTAAAATGGGTTGATGAATTAAGCACGCTTTCGCGAAAGCTAAATAAAAAAATTCTTTTTGCAGAGTATGGATATATTAGTGCAGACTATGCTGGCCTAGAACCGTGGAAAAATGCTGGAGAAGATCGATTAGAAAATCAAAAAGCACAAGCAATTCTTTTACAAGGTCTATATGATGCCGTATGGAAAGAAGAATGGTTTGCAGGTGGCTTTTTATGGAAACATCATGCCGAAGACAGCAGACATCGTGACTTTACAAAACGCTTTACGACACAAGGGAAAGAAGGTGAAAAGGTAGTAGCAAAAAATTATTTACAGAATAAAAACTAA
- a CDS encoding TIGR01777 family oxidoreductase, whose product MKIVIAGGTGFLGISLSQYFENRGDEVITLSRSATTQKSTLSAVEVRKRDSQTTYWNGKDLGDWTVHLENADVLINLAGKSVDCRYTHANKKAILSSRIDSTRVLNLAMTNAINKPKVFLNASTATIYIHSETQMNTEENGMIGDDFSMGIGKAWEKEFFSTTIEDVRKVALRTSIVLGNDGGALPKMKAITRVGMGGKNGRGIQFVSWIHINDFCRSIGFLIQSNLEGVVNITAPKPETNADFMRQLRKSMNIPFGISQPVWLLELGTSLIGTETELLLKSRNVYPQRLLDAGFEFNYKDVESSLKELI is encoded by the coding sequence ATGAAAATAGTTATCGCAGGTGGTACAGGATTTCTAGGTATTTCACTGTCACAATATTTTGAGAATAGAGGAGATGAGGTGATTACGCTTTCAAGGAGTGCAACGACGCAGAAGTCTACACTGAGCGCAGTCGAAGTGCGAAAGCGTGATTCTCAAACCACTTACTGGAATGGTAAAGATTTAGGAGATTGGACTGTCCATTTAGAAAATGCAGATGTCCTCATCAACCTCGCAGGTAAGTCAGTAGACTGCAGATATACTCATGCTAATAAAAAAGCAATATTAAGTTCGCGCATCGATAGCACTAGAGTTCTGAATTTAGCGATGACCAATGCTATCAACAAGCCAAAGGTGTTTTTAAACGCAAGTACCGCAACCATCTACATCCATTCTGAAACACAAATGAATACTGAAGAAAATGGTATGATAGGTGACGATTTTTCTATGGGAATAGGCAAGGCATGGGAAAAGGAATTCTTTTCAACCACTATTGAAGATGTGCGCAAAGTAGCGTTGAGAACTTCAATTGTTTTAGGAAATGATGGTGGTGCATTGCCTAAAATGAAAGCTATTACCAGAGTAGGAATGGGCGGTAAAAATGGTCGTGGTATTCAGTTTGTAAGCTGGATTCATATCAATGATTTTTGTAGGTCTATTGGTTTTTTAATTCAATCTAATTTGGAAGGTGTAGTAAACATCACGGCACCTAAGCCAGAAACAAATGCAGATTTTATGAGGCAATTGCGTAAATCTATGAACATACCATTCGGTATCTCTCAGCCAGTATGGTTATTAGAACTAGGGACATCGCTTATCGGGACAGAAACAGAACTGCTTTTAAAAAGTCGTAATGTATATCCACAACGCTTGCTAGATGCTGGGTTTGAGTTTAATTACAAGGATGTAGAAAGTAGCTTAAAAGAGCTTATTTAA
- a CDS encoding HD domain-containing protein — translation MNKQHIILSTINFVKEQLHNAEGGHDWFHIERVWKNAKLIAASEENADLFIIELGALLHDIADSKFHDGDDTIGPQVARKFLEEQNLSEDIILHVENIIKYISFKGGHQEQKFKSKELDIIQDADRLDALGAIGIARTFNYGGFKNRTIYNPDIKPDLNMTVEQYKKSTAPTLNHFYEKLLLLKDRMNTSTGKQLAQERHQYMEGFLNQFYAEWNGEA, via the coding sequence ATGAATAAGCAGCACATCATCCTATCTACCATCAATTTTGTCAAAGAACAACTCCACAATGCCGAAGGTGGACACGACTGGTTTCACATAGAACGTGTATGGAAAAATGCTAAGCTCATCGCTGCTAGTGAAGAAAACGCAGATTTGTTTATCATAGAATTAGGTGCCCTACTCCACGATATCGCAGATTCTAAATTCCATGATGGAGATGATACGATAGGACCTCAAGTAGCTCGTAAATTTCTAGAAGAACAAAACCTATCTGAAGATATCATTCTACATGTAGAGAATATTATCAAATACATTTCTTTTAAAGGTGGACATCAAGAACAAAAATTTAAAAGTAAAGAGCTGGATATTATTCAAGATGCCGATAGACTTGATGCGCTGGGCGCGATAGGAATTGCACGCACCTTTAATTATGGTGGCTTTAAAAATAGAACAATCTATAATCCAGATATCAAACCAGATTTGAACATGACTGTAGAACAATACAAGAAAAGTACCGCTCCTACACTCAACCATTTCTATGAAAAGCTATTGCTTTTAAAAGACCGCATGAATACCTCAACCGGTAAACAACTAGCACAAGAGCGTCATCAATATATGGAAGGTTTCCTCAATCAGTTCTATGCCGAGTGGAATGGCGAGGCCTAG
- a CDS encoding DUF547 domain-containing protein has translation MHKRVHIDITFLILLTSLMMSAQLDVFQQRSQFLLNSYMRDGQVDYKSLQKDTKTITDLKVSLSKTRITDLTPQELKAFLINAYNITVIISITENYPISSVMDIDGFFDSNKHQIAGKSVTLNELEKNWIFKKFPDPRIHFALVCGAVSCPPLKDTIFNSQSIESKLEKITKVTLNDSKFITIDMHEKTASVSKIFDWYSTDFKKYKSVIAFINKYTDKTIPDGFTINFKYYDWSLNQK, from the coding sequence ATGCATAAAAGAGTTCACATAGACATCACATTTTTAATATTACTAACATCTTTAATGATGAGTGCACAACTAGATGTATTTCAACAACGCTCACAATTTTTACTCAATTCATATATGCGAGATGGTCAGGTAGATTATAAAAGCCTTCAAAAAGATACAAAGACCATTACAGACCTTAAAGTAAGTCTTTCAAAAACAAGAATTACAGATCTCACACCTCAAGAATTAAAAGCCTTTTTAATTAATGCTTATAACATCACGGTCATAATTTCAATTACAGAAAACTACCCAATATCTTCTGTAATGGATATAGATGGTTTTTTTGATTCTAATAAACATCAAATCGCTGGAAAATCGGTAACTCTTAATGAACTGGAAAAAAACTGGATATTTAAAAAATTTCCAGACCCTAGAATTCATTTTGCACTAGTTTGTGGTGCTGTCTCCTGCCCACCACTTAAAGACACTATTTTTAATAGTCAAAGTATAGAATCTAAATTAGAGAAAATAACTAAAGTAACACTTAATGATTCAAAGTTTATAACTATCGATATGCATGAGAAAACAGCGTCTGTCTCAAAAATATTTGACTGGTATTCAACAGATTTTAAAAAGTACAAGTCAGTTATAGCTTTTATAAATAAATATACAGATAAAACAATTCCAGATGGCTTCACTATAAACTTTAAATATTATGACTGGAGCTTGAATCAAAAGTAG